The Streptomyces sp. NBC_00659 genomic interval CGACGGGGGCCTACTGCCTGCTGCGCATGCGCAGCCCCGTCGAGGAACAACGCCGCACCGCGGGCGGCGAGGCGCTCATGGGGTTCGGCATGGCCGCGATGGCCGTACCGGCGGCCGCGGTGACGCCGCCGCGCTGGGCCTGGCTCGCCTGCGCGGCCGTCTTCGGCGTCGCCGCGCTGCGCGCGCTGTGGACGGCCCGCGGCGGCGGACACCATCTGCACCATCTGATGGGCACCCTCGCGATGGTCTACATGGCCGCGGTGATGACCACCGCCCCGGCCCACCACGTCCACGGCGGCACCGGTGCCCCCGCCCTCACCGGCGTGCTCCTGCTGTACTTCACCGGCTACGTGCTCCGCTCGGGCATCCGTCTTCTGCCGACGGCCGTCGCGTCGGGCCCGACGGCACGCGTCGTCGGCTGGGGCGACCGCCCCGAACTCTCCCAGGCCTGCCGCCTGTCGATGGGGATCGCGATGCTGGCGATGCTGGTCACGCTCTGACGTCGGTCACGCTCCGGCTTCCGGAGGCCCGGGGCCGCGCCCCTGACGCGCGGTCGCACGCCGGGGCCGGGGGTGCCCGGGAGGGAGTCCGGGCACGGTACGAACCCGTGGCGTACGTCACTTGGGGTCGTTGGCCGTATCCAGCGGCGGGCCCCGCTCATAGGCTTCGGCCATGATGGTCCCCGCGGCACTGTTGCTGCTCGGCGCCCTTGCCTCCGTGGTCGCTCCGCGACTGCTCGCACGGGCCGACTGGCCGGACCGGGAACCCGTGGTCGCCCTGTGGGTGTGGCAGTGCGTGGTGGCGGCCGTACTGCTGTGCTGCGTCCTGTCGATGACGCTGAGCGCGTCCGCCGCCTGGGTGGCCGTGCGCGGTCATGTCTTCGGCGGCGCACCGGCGTCGGTCGTCGACGCCTACGCGCCGAGTGCCGGCGGCCCCTGGGCCGCCGCCACGGCCGTGGCACTCGCGTGCGGCGGCGCCTGGACCGCGGCGATGCTGGCGCGCGAGATCGTACGGGCGCGGCTGCGCCGTCGGCAGAGCCGGTCCGAACTCCTGGTGCGGGCCCCGCTGTTGCCCGGTGAGGAATCCGGCGAAGATCGTCTGGTGGTACTGGAGGGAGAGCGCCCCGACGCCTGGTGGCTGCCCGGCACGGCTCCCCAACTGGTCATCACCACCGCCGCGTTGCGCCGCCTCAAGGGACGTCAGCTCGATGCCGTACTGGCCCATGAGCAGGGACACGCGCGGGCCCGGCACGACTGGCTGCTGCACTGTTCGGCCGCGCTGGCCAACGGGTTCCCGCAGGTTCCCGTCTTCGCCGCGTTCCGCGACGAGATGCACCGGCTGGTCGAACTCGCCGCCGACGACGTGGCGTCGCGTCGCTTCGGCCGGCTCACGATCGCTCTCGCCCTGGTCGAACTCAACGAGGACCGGGGCGTGTTCGGACCCGGACAGGCCCCGGGCGCCCATGTCCCCCAGCGCGTGGACCGCCTCCTCACCCCCCGGGACCGGCTCACGACGGCCCGTCGGCTGCAACTGACGGCGGCGGCCGCGCTGGTACCGGTGGTCCCGGTACTCGTGGCGTTCGTACCGGGCCTGCGGGCACTGGGTTAGGCCGGCCCCGTCAGTCCCGCCGGGTTCGTCGGCCCGGTCGGCGGCACCTCGGACTCCCGTGCGGGGTTCGCGGGACCGGGGCTCCTTGACCACCGCGGGATACCCCGCGAAAGATCTCCCGCATGACCTTCAACGGTGTGCTCTTCGACTTCTCCGGGACCCTCTTCCGCGTCGAGGACACGGAATCATGGCTGCGCGCGGTGCTCGCGGAGACCGGTCACCCGCTCCCGGAGCCGGAGTTGACCGAGAAGGCGCGCGCCTTGGAGGCGGCGGGCGCGCTCGCGGGCGGAGCCCGTCCGGCGCGGCCGGTGCCGGATCACCTCGTCGCCCTGTGGGAGAACCGCGACCGCGGTGCCGAGCAGCACAGAGCGGCGTTCACCGGTCTGTCCCGGCAGGTGGCGCTGCCCGATCCCGCTCTGCACGACGCGCTGTACGAGCGCCAGATGCGGCCCGCCGCCTGGAAGCCCTATCCCGACGCCGCCGAGGTGCTCGGCGCGCTGCGCGAGCGGGGTCTCGCCGTCGGGGTGGTCAGCAACATCGGCTGGGACCTGCGGCCCGTCTTCCGTGAACACGGCCTCGACCCGTTCGTCGGAACCTATGTCCTGTCGTACGAGCACGGCGTCCAGAAACCGGATCCGCGGCTCTTCGCGACCGCCTGCGCCGAACTCGGCATCGCCCCGGAGAACACCCTGATGGTCGGCGACGACCGCACGGCGGACGGCGGTGCGGCGGCCCTGGGCTGCGCCTTGTATTTCGTCGACCACCTGCCGGCGACGGACCGCCCGGACGGACTGCGGCCGGTGCTCGACCTGGTGGACACGGACTGACGTGCCGGCGCCACGGGCTCCGGACACCCGCGGGCCCAGGCACACTTCGTCAGGCCGGCGGCTTCTGGCCCCAGGCGGGCCGATGTGGTCAAGTTTTGGCCAACACAGGCCAAACGCCTCGCAATTCGGGATCCATGGCTAAGTTGGCGCCTCCGTCATACAGTCCCGAGGTCCGTAATGAAGACAGCGCTCTGGATCCTCCTCGCCGGCTTCCTCACCTGTGTCACCGCCGCCGGTCTCCTCAACACGGTTCGCAGCGACGACAGGGAGACCCTCGTCGGCAATGTGCTGCTGAGCCTGTCGGTCGGCTGGTACATGGTCACCAACTGGCGACGCGCCTACCGCTCCGCGCACCGGCGCCCGCATCCGGGCGTCATGACCGAGACGCCCGAGACGGGGAACCACGGCCCATGAAGTCCGCGGACTGCCGCGGAGCGAACAGCACTCCACCGGCGCCCGCTGCCGCTCGTCCGACCTGAGGCGATCCCCCGCGTCGCCCCAGGTCGGCGGCAGCCCGGAACCGACCCGCGAAGGGCCTGGATCCGAATGCGTTGAGTATAGTTGGCTGGCAGCCAGTCAACGCAGGAGTTACAGCATGTCCCCGCGAAGCGCCTCGGTCAATGAAGAGTTGCGGCGGCGTTCCCGGGAACGTCTGCTGCAAGCCGCGGTCGAGCTGGTGAGCGAGCGTGGTTACGACGCCACGACGCTCGGGGACATCGCGGATCGCGCGGGATCGGCGCGCGGACTCGTCTCGTACTACTTCCCCGGCAAACGCCAGCTCCTCCAGTCCGCGGTGCACCGGCTGATGCATCGCACCCTGGAGGAAGCCCTCGAACGCGAACCGCGCAGCGAGGACGGCCGGGAGCGGATGGCGCGGGTCATCGACGCGATCCTGCGCCTGGCCCGGGATCAGCCGGTGCTGATGCGGCAGCACATGGCCGGTCTGCTCCAGGCCGAGGGTTTCGTCCAGTGCCCCGAACAGGTGCGGCTCTCCGAGCTGCTCGGGGACACCGTGGCACGCTACGGGTCGCAGCAGGTCTCGGCCGACTACCCGATGCTGCGCGCCCTGCTCATGGGCGCGGTCTACGCGGCGCTGGTGCCGGGTGTGCCGATGAAGGTCCCGGTGCTGAGGGCCGAACTCTTCAAGCGCTACCGGCTGGACTGGGAGATGGGGGTGCCGCCGGACGCCGAGGCGTCGGACGGCCCCCGCGAGACGGATCTGTCCCGCTTCTTCGCGACCGATCCGGAGCCCGAGGCCGGTCCGTCCAGGCAGCCGGGCCGCGGGGACGCCGAGCGCGGTGTGCCGCCGGGTCCGGACACCGGGCTCGCGCGAGGGAAGCACGAGCGGGCGTCCGGCCCCGGGGGTCAGCGGCGGGCGTGACGAGGCGTCAGGAACCCCGCGTCCCGCGCCCCGGCGATCAGCCTCAGGGACTTGCGGCGGCTGTGGCCGGTGGCGTCCATGACGGCGAGCACCGGGTCCGCGCCCTCCTTCTGCGCCGCCCGGTACTCCTCCGCGACCAGCAGCCTGCCCTCGGCGCCGCGCGGCCAGGTGGGGCGGGCGCGCCGAGCCTGACTCTCCCGGTCCTGGTCGCGGCCGGAGCCGAGGCGGCTGCCGCACGCCTCGGACAGCGGCTCCTCGATCCACTCGGCGACCACGGCGAGGTCGTCCAGCGAGAGGGGCGGCTCGGCCCGTACGTCCTCGATCGACAGTGCCTCCTCCGACAGCACGGCGAGCAGATCGACCCGGGCACCGTCGGTGAAGGCCAGCCGGACGTTGAACCAGGACATGACGCCCGACGTGGACTCCCGCACTTCCCAGGCGGGCCACACGGACACGTCGCCGTCCGCGCGGCAGCGGTCGGACAGATTGAGGAACGATGCGTCTGGCACAAACGGAA includes:
- a CDS encoding DUF5134 domain-containing protein, whose protein sequence is MHGPASPGWLLVALCAATGAYCLLRMRSPVEEQRRTAGGEALMGFGMAAMAVPAAAVTPPRWAWLACAAVFGVAALRALWTARGGGHHLHHLMGTLAMVYMAAVMTTAPAHHVHGGTGAPALTGVLLLYFTGYVLRSGIRLLPTAVASGPTARVVGWGDRPELSQACRLSMGIAMLAMLVTL
- a CDS encoding DUF6214 family protein encodes the protein MSVWPAWEVRESTSGVMSWFNVRLAFTDGARVDLLAVLSEEALSIEDVRAEPPLSLDDLAVVAEWIEEPLSEACGSRLGSGRDQDRESQARRARPTWPRGAEGRLLVAEEYRAAQKEGADPVLAVMDATGHSRRKSLRLIAGARDAGFLTPRHARR
- a CDS encoding TetR/AcrR family transcriptional regulator yields the protein MSPRSASVNEELRRRSRERLLQAAVELVSERGYDATTLGDIADRAGSARGLVSYYFPGKRQLLQSAVHRLMHRTLEEALEREPRSEDGRERMARVIDAILRLARDQPVLMRQHMAGLLQAEGFVQCPEQVRLSELLGDTVARYGSQQVSADYPMLRALLMGAVYAALVPGVPMKVPVLRAELFKRYRLDWEMGVPPDAEASDGPRETDLSRFFATDPEPEAGPSRQPGRGDAERGVPPGPDTGLARGKHERASGPGGQRRA
- a CDS encoding HAD family hydrolase, with translation MTFNGVLFDFSGTLFRVEDTESWLRAVLAETGHPLPEPELTEKARALEAAGALAGGARPARPVPDHLVALWENRDRGAEQHRAAFTGLSRQVALPDPALHDALYERQMRPAAWKPYPDAAEVLGALRERGLAVGVVSNIGWDLRPVFREHGLDPFVGTYVLSYEHGVQKPDPRLFATACAELGIAPENTLMVGDDRTADGGAAALGCALYFVDHLPATDRPDGLRPVLDLVDTD
- a CDS encoding M56 family metallopeptidase encodes the protein MMVPAALLLLGALASVVAPRLLARADWPDREPVVALWVWQCVVAAVLLCCVLSMTLSASAAWVAVRGHVFGGAPASVVDAYAPSAGGPWAAATAVALACGGAWTAAMLAREIVRARLRRRQSRSELLVRAPLLPGEESGEDRLVVLEGERPDAWWLPGTAPQLVITTAALRRLKGRQLDAVLAHEQGHARARHDWLLHCSAALANGFPQVPVFAAFRDEMHRLVELAADDVASRRFGRLTIALALVELNEDRGVFGPGQAPGAHVPQRVDRLLTPRDRLTTARRLQLTAAAALVPVVPVLVAFVPGLRALG